A region from the Azospirillum thermophilum genome encodes:
- a CDS encoding glycosyltransferase has product MRDAPPAAPLLPPIEIGVAVDRLYIRIPKRNFVVGLGSVDPDSGFDLALEAAHASDMQLVLSGEVPATAEARSYFQDVIRPRLDQRRRFLGPIGFARKRWMLGAARCLISPRRSVEPTSLAALEALACGTPVVGYPAGPLPGIVEPGVTGFLAEDVEGFVKAVEAAATIDPDACRAAARTRHSIDVMAERYLTLYDDLAMGREPAVGVA; this is encoded by the coding sequence ATGCGCGACGCCCCGCCCGCCGCCCCCCTGCTGCCGCCGATCGAGATCGGGGTCGCGGTCGACCGGCTCTACATCCGCATTCCCAAGCGCAACTTCGTCGTCGGGCTCGGCAGCGTCGATCCCGACAGCGGCTTCGACCTCGCGCTGGAGGCCGCGCACGCCAGCGACATGCAGCTCGTCCTCAGCGGCGAGGTGCCGGCGACGGCGGAGGCGCGCAGCTATTTCCAGGACGTCATCCGCCCGCGCCTCGACCAGCGCCGGCGCTTCCTCGGCCCGATCGGCTTCGCGCGCAAGCGCTGGATGCTGGGTGCGGCGCGCTGCCTGATCTCGCCGCGCCGCAGCGTCGAGCCGACCTCGCTGGCGGCGCTGGAGGCGCTGGCCTGCGGCACGCCCGTCGTCGGCTACCCCGCCGGCCCGCTTCCCGGGATCGTCGAGCCCGGCGTGACCGGCTTCCTCGCCGAGGATGTCGAGGGCTTCGTCAAGGCGGTGGAGGCCGCCGCGACCATCGACCCCGACGCCTGCCGCGCCGCCGCCCGCACCCGCCACTCCATCGACGTGATGGCGGAGCGCTACCTCACGCTCTACGACGACCTCGCGATGGGCCGGGAGCCTGCGGTCGGGGTGGCCTGA
- a CDS encoding glycosyltransferase family 4 protein, protein MTLTILSVASPYAPVDPDSGATDGLMVAALDAALVRAGHRSLVIGVEGSAVSGSLIPLPRVAGAVNQRARGIVAKRVAATIASTLERHPVDLVHLHLEDFPVCLPATGLPTLVTLHRPLDDYPRTP, encoded by the coding sequence ATGACCCTTACGATCCTCAGCGTTGCATCACCCTATGCGCCGGTCGATCCGGATTCCGGTGCCACGGACGGGCTCATGGTCGCGGCCCTGGACGCGGCGCTGGTCAGGGCAGGTCATCGCTCCCTGGTGATCGGGGTCGAAGGGTCGGCCGTGTCGGGATCGCTGATCCCGCTGCCGCGCGTCGCGGGGGCGGTGAACCAGCGGGCGCGCGGCATCGTCGCGAAGCGCGTCGCGGCGACCATCGCCTCGACGCTGGAGCGCCATCCGGTCGATCTGGTCCATCTGCATCTCGAGGATTTTCCCGTCTGCCTGCCGGCGACGGGGCTCCCCACCTTGGTCACGCTCCACCGTCCGCTGGACGACTATCCGCGGACGCCCTGA